The following proteins come from a genomic window of Amaranthus tricolor cultivar Red isolate AtriRed21 chromosome 14, ASM2621246v1, whole genome shotgun sequence:
- the LOC130800171 gene encoding probable aspartic proteinase GIP2 — protein MASLIPLTYLLIISFLFLHSSNASFVLPIIKDNTKSQYYTTFQVGTSPSTRVYLSIDLGNKFSWFACNLYGYKTRSSQEIPCDSPKCSLYTGPTSFCSGSACGALAYTPWGDGLYGDSLYEDTTSLYKQTLEKIYLRKFPFTCADKGPLKGLSPHTKGVVSLARVPLSLHSQISSTLKVPRKFSLCLPSTSSFGYNGAMYFGSSPDYISKSLIKTPLIINPNSTSPISSRGESSIEHFIKVKSIKVDGTSARFSTSLLSFDKNGIGGTKISTFDSYTVLQTDIYKALINVFVTKANRMKMTRVASVAPFGACFSNVIDSKLGPIVPIIDFILDGKSPLLHNKNARWRIYGANSMVKVSKSVWCLGFVDGGSEPTTSIVIGGKQMEDNLVEFDLESSMLGVTSSLLRKRTSCSTFKGI, from the coding sequence ATGGCTTCACTAATTCCCCTAACCTATCTTCTAATCatctcttttcttttccttcatTCCTCCAATGCATCATTTGTCCTTCCAATTATAAAAGACAACACTAAATCCCAATACTACACCACATTTCAAGTAGGAACTTCTCCTTCAACTCGTGTCTATTTATCGATCGATCTTGGTAACAAATTTTCGTGGTTTGCTTGCAATCTATATGGATACAAAACCCGATCCTCGCAAGAAATTCCCTGTGATTCACCCAAATGTAGTCTCTACACCGGCCCCACGTCCTTCTGTAGCGGAAGCGCTTGTGGCGCTTTAGCTTACACACCATGGGGCGACGGGCTTTATGGGGATAGTCTTTACGAGGACACAACAAGTTTGTACAAACAAACACTTGAAAAGATTTATTTGCGAAAGTTCCCTTTTACTTGCGCCGATAAAGGCCCCCTGAAGGGCTTATCTCCTCACACTAAAGGGGTAGTATCCCTTGCAAGAGTTCCCCTTTCCTTACACTCCCAAATCTCCTCTACCTTAAAAGTACCTCGTAAATTTTCCCTTTGTCTTCCTAGTACCTCTTCATTTGGTTATAATGGGGCTATGTACTTTGGTAGTAGCCCGGATTATATATCCAAATCTCTAATCAAAACCCCACTTATAATTAATCCAAATAGTACTTCACCTATTTCAAGTAGGGGAGAAAGTTCGATCGAACATTTCATAAAGGTAAAATCGATCAAAGTTGATGGGACATCAGCACGGTTTAGTACCTCGCTGTTGTCCTTCGATAAGAATGGAATTGGAGGTACTAAAATTAGTACTTTCGACTCTTATACCGTGTTACAAACTGACATTTATAAGGCTCTCATTAATGTTTTTGTTACTAAGGCGAATAGAATGAAAATGACTAGAGTTGCTTCAGTTGCGCCTTTTGGAGCTTGCTTCAGTAATGTAATTGATTCTAAATTAGGTCCAATAGTGCCGATTATTGATTTTATATTGGATGGTAAAAGTCCGTTGTTACATAATAAGAATGCTAGATGGAGGATTTATGGGGCCAACTCAATGGTTAAGGTTTCTAAGAGTGTTTGGTGTTTAGGGTTTGTAGATGGTGGGTCCGAACCAACAACATCAATAGTAATAGGTGGTAAGCAAATGGAAGATAATTTGGTTGAGTTTGATCTTGAGTCTTCTATGCTTGGAGTTACGTCTTCGCTTCTTCGTAAGCGTACAAGTTGCTCTACCTTCAAAGGAATCTGA